The Mucilaginibacter gracilis genomic interval TAAAGATCAAGGTGATGAAGGATGATTTTTTCAGAATCATACTGCAAGGGCATTATTACCTATGGCTGCCAAAAGAAATCGGTAAAATTATTGTTCCCGCTGGCGTACTGATGTTCTTCTTCCTATTGATCACAGGTTTGATCTTGTGGTGGCCGAAAAGCAGGAAACAGGCTGGCCTGAGCTTCTCCATCCGCTGGGGGGCCAAATGGAAAAAGCTGAACTATGACCTGCATAACGTGTTGGGTTTTTATGCCATGCTCATTCTGCTCTGTATCTGCACTACAGGCCTGGTCATGGGCTACAAATGGTTCGGCCAGGGTTTTTATTGGCTGACGAGCGGCGGGCACCAATTGAAAACCACAAAGAAACCCATGTCAAAAAATCCTGTGCTAAGCGATTCGCTCAACAATAAGGCTGATCTTGTTTGGGCGGAATGCCTGGGAAGAAAACCATACGTCGAGGAAACCGCGTTTACATTTTATTACCCTGAAAAAAAGAACGCGGCCTTTATGGTGTTTTATAACCCCAATAAGGATACCCATTACCTACGTGAGACCTGGTATTTTGACCAGTATAGTCTGAAACCATTACAAGGCAAAGGCAGCGGCTTTGAAGCTGGTCTTTATGAAAAAGCGGGCTTGGGTGATAAGATCAAGCGCATGAACTATGATATTCATACCGGTGGAATTTTAGGTATATGGACTAAGGTGCTGGCTTTCATCGCCAGCCTGATCTCGGCGACACTGCCGGTCACCGGATTTTATGTCTGGTGGGGTAAACGTAGAAAGAAATCAAAAGCGACGAAAGCCGCAACCGTAGATAGGGAAATGTCCTTGGTGTAGGCTACGAAAAAATTGGCCGGGATGAAACCTGACCGAAGAAAATGAAATAATGAGCTTGTTGGTTCAGTAACTATAAAATGTAAAAACATTTATGAAAACAATTTTTAAAATTACAACCCTCATATTGGTATGCTTTAGTATCCCCGCATTGGCCCAATCAGGGAAAATACAGGGTGCCGTTACCACATCGGCGGGAGAAGGCATTAATAAAACAACCGTTAAGCTGTTGAATACCAACTATGGTAGCTTAACTGACAACCAGGGGAAATATAGCATAAGCAATTTAACAGCCGGTAGTTATACTATAAGCGTTTCTGCCGTAGGCTATGCTTCCCAACTTAAGTCTTTGGAACTGAGTAAAGGCCAGACACTGGTCATCGATTTTAAACTTGCGGAAAGCAACCAGCAACTCAATGAGGTGACGGTATCATCCGAAAAACGCCAGGAGGCTATACAGAAAATCCCGGCGGCGATCACCGCCTTAGATGCTAAACAAATTAAGGAGTATCGGTTATGGGATATCACCAACCTCACCGCCATTGCCCCGAGTTTATTTGTGGTGGAACATGGCAACAGCACCAGCTCCAATTTCTTCAACATACGCGGGGTGATGGGGTTTTCCAACGAGCAGGCGGTTGCTACCTATGTAGATGGTGTTTACCAGTTCGATTACTTTTCCGCGCCGCCCTTGTTCAATGATGTGCAGAGTATCGAGATCCTGCGCGGGCCGCAGGGAACGCTGTACGGGCGTAACGCCTTTGGTGGTGTGGTGAACATTACCACTAAACAACCCGGTAATACACCTTCCGGTTATGCAGAAATGACCTTCGGTAATTACGGGCAGCAGCGGTATACGGTTAGCCTTTCAAAACCTATCATCAAAGACAAGCTGTTTGCCAGCGGTTCGTTTACTTATAATCACCGCGGCTCGATCTACTATAATGAATTCACCAAAAGCGGTTTCGACCGCAGAGAGGATTATTCCGGCAACTTTAATTTACGGTACCTGCCGTCTAAACAATGGTCGCTTGCGCTTAACGTGAAAACCGAGAACGACAATGACCGGGGTAGTTTTCCCTGGGTAGGATCAATTGATGACGTATTTTCCAAGCCTTATCAGGTCAATACCAACAATACCAATGTGGAACGGAGAAACAACTTCAATACCTCGCTGGCAGCCAATTACTATGGTAAGGATTTTAACTTCACTTCGGTATCATCTTACATTGATTGGCACGCCTGGTACGAGGGTAAAGGCGTAGACTACGATTTCAGTCCCCTGGACATACTCAGCACCGCGCCGGATAATCACCAGCATGTTTTCTCACAGGAAATACGTTTTGCCTCGCCATCGGCAAGCCAGAGCAAATTCAAATGGGTTGCGGGCGCGTATGGCTTTACACAAAATCTCTATACCTACTCGCCGGTCTATTATGGGCCCGACTATTTACAGCTCGATCCGACATCCGGTGCGCCATTTACCACCATCGGCAACAGCCATGGCAACAACAAAGGTTATGCATTCTTCGGACAGGCCACCTATTCGCTAACTAACCAATTGGATTTCACCGCAGGCATACGTTACGATTACGGAAACGGAATAATTGGAGGGGACCCTTTGGGGAGGAAGCCGTTTATGCCGTAGTCTCTTGCAAACCCCACGACAGATCCGGGCTTGATTTTAGCTGCGCTTTTTACCCGTTTCGTTTAAAATATTCATTGATTAAATAAAAAAATGCCATTGGAGCCGAAGGCGATACAAACCCTACTGTGTAGATTTTATCATGAAAATTGCTGCGGTCACCCCAAGTATTTTAACAGGTAACAAGAATGTCGAAATAGCTCCGGCGAAGTGAGAACCAAATAAATATATTTGTAGTCTTGAAAACGATCGTACGTAACTTAAACCAATCGTCATGCTTTGATTTGTAGAAATAAACCAAATTTAAACCACATCACTATGGATCGAATTGCCAGAATAGAAGAATTAAAAACGAAAATTGCGCCTTTAAACGAGAAGAAAGTTCTTCTTCAAATCAAGGCTCAATTAAATCAGCTAAA includes:
- a CDS encoding PepSY-associated TM helix domain-containing protein, with protein sequence MTAKKVIGFIHLWLGLISGIIVVIVSITGCIIVFEKEIRSVTEPFQYVQTGKVLLPPSQLKKIVEERFKGKNVGTITYNGPGRSAVVNYMGMKMGSMATNIYVDPYNGQILKIKVMKDDFFRIILQGHYYLWLPKEIGKIIVPAGVLMFFFLLITGLILWWPKSRKQAGLSFSIRWGAKWKKLNYDLHNVLGFYAMLILLCICTTGLVMGYKWFGQGFYWLTSGGHQLKTTKKPMSKNPVLSDSLNNKADLVWAECLGRKPYVEETAFTFYYPEKKNAAFMVFYNPNKDTHYLRETWYFDQYSLKPLQGKGSGFEAGLYEKAGLGDKIKRMNYDIHTGGILGIWTKVLAFIASLISATLPVTGFYVWWGKRRKKSKATKAATVDREMSLV
- a CDS encoding TonB-dependent receptor — protein: MKTIFKITTLILVCFSIPALAQSGKIQGAVTTSAGEGINKTTVKLLNTNYGSLTDNQGKYSISNLTAGSYTISVSAVGYASQLKSLELSKGQTLVIDFKLAESNQQLNEVTVSSEKRQEAIQKIPAAITALDAKQIKEYRLWDITNLTAIAPSLFVVEHGNSTSSNFFNIRGVMGFSNEQAVATYVDGVYQFDYFSAPPLFNDVQSIEILRGPQGTLYGRNAFGGVVNITTKQPGNTPSGYAEMTFGNYGQQRYTVSLSKPIIKDKLFASGSFTYNHRGSIYYNEFTKSGFDRREDYSGNFNLRYLPSKQWSLALNVKTENDNDRGSFPWVGSIDDVFSKPYQVNTNNTNVERRNNFNTSLAANYYGKDFNFTSVSSYIDWHAWYEGKGVDYDFSPLDILSTAPDNHQHVFSQEIRFASPSASQSKFKWVAGAYGFTQNLYTYSPVYYGPDYLQLDPTSGAPFTTIGNSHGNNKGYAFFGQATYSLTNQLDFTAGIRYDYGNGIIGGDPLGRKPFMP